One Paracoccus sp. MC1862 genomic region harbors:
- a CDS encoding ISNCY family transposase, translating to MGWLVMSERELNRIEVLSEVGTGRLRVEDAAGLLGLTRRQVFRLLARFRADGPAGLAHRARGRAPNNALSALHREQVLALVRTQYADFGPTLAAEKLAELHDIHISHETLRKWMIEDGLWVSRKQQRVLHQPRLRREALGELVQIDGSEHRWFEDRGPACTLLVFIDDATGRLMHLRFVASESTFSYFNALEGYLQEHGRPVAFYSDKHSVFRVNRTEARSGHGMTQFGRALNELNIEILCANSSQAKGRVERANRTLQDRLVKELRLAGIADMAAGNTFLPGFIAAFNTRFARIPRRSDDLHRPLNVEPERLRDIFCLRDERHVGQQLALSYDRKRIILEPNHLTLGLVGTYVDTYEFPDGRLEIRARGVSLPCRMFDKEQRVTHAAITENKRLTEVLAFIQTQQDQDPPRARRVGKQRTRYEPKGTVGPGRTPLLVKARRAQVEARTN from the coding sequence ATGGGATGGCTGGTGATGAGCGAACGCGAGCTGAACCGGATCGAGGTGCTGTCGGAGGTTGGGACTGGCCGGTTGCGGGTTGAAGACGCCGCCGGCCTGCTCGGCCTGACCCGGCGGCAGGTATTTCGGCTGCTGGCGCGGTTTCGGGCGGATGGCCCGGCCGGGCTGGCCCACCGTGCGCGCGGACGTGCGCCGAACAACGCCCTGTCTGCCCTTCATCGGGAGCAGGTGCTGGCACTCGTTCGGACGCAGTATGCCGATTTCGGTCCGACGCTTGCGGCCGAGAAGCTGGCCGAGCTGCATGACATCCATATCTCGCACGAGACCTTGCGCAAATGGATGATCGAAGACGGTTTATGGGTCTCGCGCAAGCAGCAGCGGGTGCTGCACCAGCCGCGGCTGCGGCGCGAGGCCCTGGGTGAGCTGGTCCAGATCGACGGCTCGGAGCATCGCTGGTTCGAGGATCGGGGCCCCGCCTGCACGTTGCTGGTGTTCATCGACGATGCGACCGGCCGGCTCATGCATCTCCGGTTTGTCGCCTCCGAGAGCACCTTCAGCTATTTCAATGCGCTGGAGGGCTACCTTCAGGAGCACGGCCGGCCCGTGGCCTTCTATTCGGACAAGCACAGCGTGTTTCGGGTGAACCGCACCGAGGCGCGCAGCGGCCATGGCATGACGCAATTCGGCCGGGCGCTGAACGAGCTGAACATCGAGATCCTCTGCGCCAATTCCTCGCAGGCCAAGGGCCGGGTCGAGCGCGCCAATCGCACCCTGCAGGACCGTCTGGTCAAGGAACTGCGGCTTGCCGGGATCGCGGACATGGCAGCCGGCAATACGTTCCTGCCCGGCTTCATCGCGGCCTTCAATACCCGCTTCGCCCGCATCCCGCGCCGGTCGGACGATCTGCACCGTCCCCTGAACGTCGAGCCGGAGCGGCTCCGCGACATCTTCTGCCTGCGCGACGAACGCCATGTCGGCCAGCAGCTGGCGCTGTCCTACGACAGGAAGCGCATCATCCTCGAACCGAACCACCTGACGCTCGGCCTGGTCGGCACATACGTCGACACCTACGAGTTCCCGGACGGCCGGCTGGAGATCCGGGCCAGGGGCGTGTCCCTGCCCTGCCGGATGTTCGACAAGGAGCAGCGCGTCACCCACGCCGCGATCACCGAGAACAAGCGCCTGACCGAGGTGCTGGCCTTCATCCAGACCCAGCAGGACCAGGACCCGCCCAGGGCGCGGCGCGTCGGCAAGCAGCGCACCCGCTATGAGCCCAAGGGCACCGTCGGACCTGGTCGCACACCTCTGCTGGTCAAGGCACGTCGAGCGCAGGTCGAAGCCAGAACGAACTGA